In Falco biarmicus isolate bFalBia1 chromosome 5, bFalBia1.pri, whole genome shotgun sequence, a single genomic region encodes these proteins:
- the CSTB gene encoding cystatin-B, with amino-acid sequence MADEVKPQLEEKEGKTFDVFTAVEFKTQVVAGTNYFIKVHVGNDEFMHLRVFRSLPHENKPLSLHSYQSSKTRHDDLAYF; translated from the exons ATGGCGGATGAG GTGAAACCTCagctagaagaaaaagaagggaaaacctTTGATGTCTTCACTGCAGTGGAGTTTAAAACTCAGGTGGTTGCCGGAACAAACTACTTCATCAAG GTCCATGTTGGCAACGATGAGTTCATGCACCTGCGGGTGTTTAGAAGCCTGCCTCATGAGAATAAGCCGCTGAGTCTCCACAGTTACCAGAGCAGCAAGACCAGGCACGATGATCTGGCTTATTTTTAG
- the CSTA gene encoding cystatin-A, with translation MMPGGLSEAKPATPEVQHIVNQVKLQFESRVNRTCGIFKAIVYKTQVVAGINYFIKVQVSDNEYVHLRVFQSLPHENKGPSLVSFQTGKTRDDPLTYF, from the exons ATGATGCCCGGGGGCTTATCTGAGGCCAAGCCTGCTACTCCAGAAGTCCAGCATATTGTCAACCAG GTGAAGCTGCAATTTGAAAGCAGGGTGAACAGAACATGTGGCATCTTTAAAGCCATAGTGTATAAGACTCAGGTGGTTGCTGGAATAAACTACTTCATTAAG GTCCAAGTTTCTGACAACGAGTATGTCCACTTAAGGGTGTTCCAGAGCCTTCCTCACGAGAACAAAGGTCCCAGCCTTGTCAGTTTTCAGACTGGCAAAACCAGAGATGACCCTCTGACCTACTTCTGA